The proteins below come from a single Desulfovibrio sp. JC022 genomic window:
- the fliJ gene encoding flagellar export protein FliJ, protein MPKPFVFKLEKVLEFREQAEEQARLALAQALRLHQEQKKKLWAVEELIVAHQKKKYDNLSANDMWLWQQYDVALKEDLHSAQNRLKQLALNLQKCRADAVNKSKDRKLLEKLKENQAKKYHEEENLKEQKEFDEMATIRFKPENF, encoded by the coding sequence ATGCCCAAGCCTTTTGTTTTTAAGCTTGAGAAAGTCCTTGAGTTCAGGGAACAGGCAGAAGAGCAGGCCCGGCTTGCCCTTGCGCAAGCCCTGCGTCTGCATCAGGAACAGAAGAAAAAACTCTGGGCTGTTGAAGAGTTGATCGTCGCCCACCAGAAGAAGAAATACGACAATTTATCCGCCAATGACATGTGGCTCTGGCAGCAGTATGATGTGGCTCTCAAAGAGGATCTTCATTCTGCCCAGAACCGGCTTAAGCAGTTGGCCCTTAACTTGCAAAAATGTCGTGCAGATGCTGTTAATAAGTCAAAAGATCGTAAATTGCTCGAAAAGCTAAAAGAAAATCAGGCGAAGAAATATCATGAAGAAGAAAATCTCAAAGAACAAAAAGAGTTCGACGAAATGGCAACGATTCGCTTCAAACCTGAAAATTTCTAA
- the truA gene encoding tRNA pseudouridine(38-40) synthase TruA, with protein sequence MKRIKLTLAYDGTNFCGWQLQPRLRTVQGVLEKAIIRVTGTPVRVHGSGRTDSGVHALGQVAHFDVDESFAAVNWQRALNSLLPDDVTVLNVELVSSEFHSRYSAIRKTYTYTLWLENSFFLPWRRHYVWKCGPLDFSALDQGMQLFLGEHDFSSFQNTGTVIKSTIRTIHDFKRYPGQTEQEMILEVCGSGFLKQMVRNMVGCLVRIGRGKAEPETVRSLLQIKDRTMAPATAPAQGLCMAGVYYGETGCGGTDTGRNQAQNSGIDG encoded by the coding sequence TTGAAAAGAATCAAACTTACCCTTGCCTATGACGGCACCAATTTTTGCGGCTGGCAGTTGCAGCCCAGGCTGCGCACTGTGCAGGGCGTGCTGGAAAAAGCCATAATACGCGTCACCGGAACCCCTGTGCGGGTTCATGGTTCCGGACGTACTGACAGCGGCGTGCATGCCCTTGGACAGGTCGCCCATTTTGATGTGGATGAAAGCTTTGCTGCAGTGAATTGGCAGCGGGCACTCAATTCCCTGCTGCCTGACGATGTCACCGTGTTGAACGTAGAGCTTGTTTCTTCCGAGTTTCATTCCCGTTATAGTGCTATCCGCAAGACCTACACTTACACCTTGTGGCTGGAAAACAGCTTCTTTCTGCCGTGGCGCAGGCATTATGTCTGGAAATGCGGTCCTCTTGATTTTTCCGCTCTTGATCAGGGGATGCAGCTTTTTTTGGGTGAGCACGATTTTTCATCCTTCCAGAATACCGGCACTGTGATCAAGTCCACTATTCGTACTATCCATGATTTTAAGCGTTATCCCGGTCAGACCGAGCAGGAGATGATTCTTGAAGTCTGCGGTTCAGGTTTTCTTAAACAGATGGTTCGCAACATGGTCGGCTGTCTTGTGCGCATAGGGCGGGGTAAAGCCGAACCCGAAACTGTCCGATCATTATTACAGATAAAGGACAGAACTATGGCTCCGGCCACAGCTCCAGCACAGGGGTTGTGCATGGCCGGTGTTTACTATGGAGAAACGGGTTGTGGCGGAACTGACACTGGACGGAACCAAGCTCAGAATAGCGGAATCGACGGATAA
- a CDS encoding FapA family protein has protein sequence MTDQATSARGADLRNKRDDTVVDNSNAVLEFKVTPDKMAAFISSYTPAEGNGKTLSLELMQSELERSGIGGELDHDGAMFALKRAGEGKSILNVALVRALYPQNAEDGQIITDADLNFPVLPGMEFGKLSKALPASPGKNLDGEEIPAEDTHTPKPITLADAEDRNCTLDPESGKLVASTYGLVKIKDQQVMVEPLIKVSANMMKVSTKLFPRNCFGLRYDLGALEPALEAMEISRPLQHVVGQTAIKKARETGAAQEAVIVYGTEPVPGRDGYFEYAREDQVSSSIGTTGEDDRVDFKDRGVHPMVSPGDIIGKIHPPVEGKAGEDVYGRLTPPPGGNPLEIKTGAHVAPMPDGITYKATATGIVHFQDNTLAIKDVLETKGDVNYSTGNIKLEKGSAHVNGSIREGFTVEAPAHIVVKESIEGADVTAGGDIEIKGGLVMSGKGLVKAEGTITAQFASNARIECGDEIIIKHEMSNCMVRCKGPVSALGGKGIIQGGVVSSNVSIEANEIGSEIGVKTVVGISAKQTINRKLIKERDDLRARLLKINSTIGQGDNESILKSTPAAKQEQMKQILILRGRIKLKLKEIRKQLSKELNDYYKSLEQLSIRVHRKIHPGVEIKIGGKTVQISKPTPRMKFRFDAEERTIIAAKF, from the coding sequence ATGACTGACCAAGCGACATCTGCACGGGGAGCAGACCTTCGCAACAAGCGTGATGACACTGTTGTTGATAACAGCAATGCTGTGCTGGAATTCAAAGTTACCCCAGATAAAATGGCGGCCTTCATATCCTCCTACACCCCGGCGGAAGGAAACGGAAAGACTCTATCATTAGAGCTGATGCAGTCCGAGCTGGAACGTTCCGGCATAGGCGGAGAACTGGACCACGATGGAGCCATGTTCGCCCTCAAAAGAGCCGGGGAAGGGAAAAGTATTCTCAATGTAGCCCTTGTGCGGGCTCTTTATCCGCAAAACGCTGAAGACGGTCAGATCATAACCGATGCAGATCTTAACTTTCCGGTGCTTCCGGGAATGGAATTCGGAAAACTCAGCAAAGCATTGCCCGCCTCTCCCGGTAAAAATCTGGACGGAGAGGAAATCCCGGCAGAAGACACCCATACTCCCAAGCCCATCACTCTCGCTGACGCAGAGGACCGCAACTGCACCCTTGATCCGGAAAGTGGAAAACTGGTCGCCAGCACATACGGATTAGTAAAAATCAAAGACCAGCAGGTCATGGTTGAACCGCTCATCAAGGTTTCTGCCAACATGATGAAGGTTTCCACCAAACTCTTCCCCCGTAACTGCTTTGGACTCAGGTATGACCTCGGTGCCCTTGAACCGGCTCTTGAGGCAATGGAAATTTCACGCCCTCTGCAACATGTTGTGGGGCAGACAGCCATAAAAAAAGCCCGCGAAACAGGTGCGGCTCAAGAAGCGGTCATCGTGTACGGAACAGAACCGGTCCCCGGTCGGGACGGATATTTTGAATACGCCCGTGAAGATCAAGTCTCCAGCTCCATCGGTACCACCGGAGAAGATGACCGTGTTGATTTTAAGGACCGTGGGGTTCATCCCATGGTCAGCCCCGGAGACATTATCGGCAAAATCCACCCTCCGGTGGAAGGTAAAGCCGGGGAAGATGTCTACGGCAGGTTAACTCCCCCTCCCGGCGGCAATCCCCTTGAAATAAAAACCGGTGCGCACGTAGCCCCCATGCCGGACGGCATTACCTACAAAGCCACAGCCACCGGGATTGTCCATTTTCAGGACAACACCCTTGCAATCAAAGATGTGCTGGAAACAAAGGGTGATGTGAACTACTCCACCGGAAACATCAAGCTGGAGAAAGGATCGGCACATGTAAATGGCTCCATCAGAGAAGGCTTTACTGTGGAGGCCCCCGCTCATATTGTAGTCAAGGAATCCATTGAAGGAGCTGACGTTACCGCCGGAGGAGATATTGAAATCAAAGGCGGGCTGGTCATGTCCGGAAAAGGGCTGGTCAAGGCTGAAGGCACCATAACAGCCCAATTCGCCTCCAATGCCCGTATCGAATGCGGGGATGAAATCATCATCAAGCATGAAATGAGCAATTGCATGGTCCGCTGTAAAGGTCCTGTGAGCGCTCTTGGCGGTAAGGGTATTATTCAGGGGGGGGTTGTCAGCTCTAATGTCAGCATTGAAGCCAATGAAATCGGCTCGGAAATCGGCGTAAAAACTGTAGTAGGCATCAGTGCAAAACAGACAATCAACAGAAAACTGATCAAAGAAAGGGACGATTTGCGGGCGCGGTTGCTGAAAATCAATTCCACCATCGGGCAAGGGGACAACGAATCCATCCTCAAATCCACCCCTGCGGCCAAGCAGGAACAGATGAAGCAGATTCTCATACTTCGCGGACGCATCAAGCTCAAACTTAAGGAAATCCGCAAGCAACTTTCCAAGGAACTTAACGATTACTATAAGTCCCTTGAACAGCTTTCAATCCGGGTCCACCGCAAAATTCACCCCGGCGTAGAAATAAAGATCGGCGGCAAAACCGTGCAGATCAGCAAACCTACTCCAAGGATGAAATTCCGCTTTGATGCTGAGGAGCGGACCATTATTGCTGCTAAATTTTGA
- a CDS encoding BPL-N domain-containing protein translates to MSSIYILWDDSHIWGLLIKRALEAWNIDHELVRGHQIAQGLLSGKPPAALIVPGGWAKGKAMHLGGPGILEIQKYVGEGGNYLGFCGGAGLGLSDAGGLGLSCWHRKGFENRLHHFLSGHINVKLDQSSPLVPDSLGESALIPVWWPGQFSPSKCDSTSALGRYREPGNDFWVADLCISSLPEGTLNDWRNMYGISLLPGFLHNRPAVITGQTGKGNFILSYPHLETPASAEANIWLSHILDHMLGQEAQNRPTLPAWELADTPTKWNDPDLVAVRKSIEKIIATGQGHFLLFWRNPWLLGWRRGIPGAALNSLYALICKVTSHEPDDASIKQWNSCKDEFMKYMEVFEEGVTGYLLAERFAMTMRTLEPDTIFPKALQEQRNGLFGPPPGAGGIYAKLLSILEELVWVMHKAE, encoded by the coding sequence ATGTCAAGTATCTATATACTATGGGATGACTCCCACATCTGGGGGCTGCTGATCAAAAGAGCCCTCGAAGCATGGAACATCGACCACGAATTAGTGCGTGGGCATCAAATAGCGCAAGGACTGCTTTCAGGCAAGCCTCCGGCAGCACTTATCGTTCCCGGTGGCTGGGCAAAAGGCAAAGCCATGCATCTGGGCGGACCGGGAATCCTTGAAATCCAAAAATATGTCGGTGAAGGCGGCAACTATCTCGGTTTTTGCGGCGGCGCGGGACTCGGGCTTTCCGATGCCGGAGGCTTAGGCTTAAGCTGCTGGCATCGCAAAGGATTCGAAAACAGGCTGCATCATTTTTTAAGCGGACACATCAATGTTAAGCTGGACCAGTCCAGTCCGCTGGTCCCGGACAGCCTTGGAGAAAGCGCACTGATTCCGGTCTGGTGGCCGGGGCAGTTTTCTCCCAGCAAGTGCGACTCAACCAGTGCACTGGGCCGTTACCGCGAACCGGGCAATGACTTCTGGGTCGCCGACCTGTGCATCAGTTCCCTCCCTGAAGGAACCCTCAACGATTGGCGCAACATGTACGGGATTTCGCTTTTGCCTGGATTCCTGCATAACCGTCCTGCGGTTATTACCGGGCAAACCGGGAAAGGTAATTTCATCCTCAGCTATCCGCATCTTGAAACCCCGGCCTCAGCCGAGGCCAACATATGGCTCTCACACATCCTGGACCACATGTTAGGGCAGGAAGCACAAAACCGACCGACTCTCCCGGCATGGGAGCTGGCTGATACTCCCACAAAATGGAATGACCCGGACCTTGTCGCTGTACGCAAATCCATTGAAAAAATCATCGCCACCGGACAGGGCCACTTTCTGCTTTTCTGGCGCAACCCATGGCTGCTGGGCTGGAGACGGGGAATCCCCGGAGCAGCTCTAAACAGCTTATATGCACTTATCTGTAAAGTAACATCACATGAGCCTGATGATGCTTCCATTAAACAATGGAACTCCTGCAAAGATGAATTTATGAAATACATGGAGGTCTTTGAGGAAGGAGTAACCGGATATTTATTAGCGGAACGTTTTGCTATGACTATGCGCACTCTTGAACCGGATACGATCTTTCCCAAGGCATTGCAGGAGCAGCGCAACGGACTTTTCGGTCCTCCTCCCGGAGCTGGTGGAATATACGCAAAGCTTCTTTCCATATTGGAAGAATTAGTCTGGGTAATGCATAAAGCAGAATAA
- a CDS encoding MotE family protein, translating to MKKKISKNKKSSTKWQRFASNLKISKILVCLILLALFKLSLIGSLGFDITKPSKEVQQVVEAVVDSNVVRNVVTPPQAIAAEVQAKDTAKPAAKASKPSNMPEADWKALKAKEDELARKERSLRTLEQNLDKKLAELNSLEKRLKKMIADADVLKDKKIKHLVGVYTAMKAKQAAQVIESLDTDLAVKILSGMRGRSAGAILGFVTPKKAAKLSEELTKLQTPLDE from the coding sequence ATGAAGAAGAAAATCTCAAAGAACAAAAAGAGTTCGACGAAATGGCAACGATTCGCTTCAAACCTGAAAATTTCTAAAATACTTGTCTGCCTGATTTTACTGGCACTTTTTAAGCTTTCCCTTATCGGGTCGCTGGGTTTTGATATCACCAAGCCTTCCAAGGAAGTACAGCAGGTTGTGGAGGCTGTGGTGGATAGCAATGTTGTACGTAATGTTGTCACTCCTCCGCAGGCCATTGCCGCAGAAGTGCAGGCCAAGGATACAGCCAAGCCCGCTGCCAAAGCTTCCAAGCCTTCCAACATGCCCGAAGCAGACTGGAAGGCTCTCAAGGCCAAGGAAGATGAATTGGCCCGCAAGGAACGCTCTCTGCGTACCCTTGAGCAGAATCTGGATAAGAAACTTGCCGAATTGAATAGCCTTGAGAAGAGGCTTAAGAAAATGATAGCCGATGCTGATGTACTTAAAGATAAGAAGATCAAGCATCTGGTGGGCGTATATACCGCCATGAAAGCCAAGCAGGCAGCTCAGGTCATTGAGTCCCTTGATACTGATCTTGCTGTCAAGATTTTGTCAGGCATGCGCGGCCGCAGTGCCGGGGCAATCCTCGGTTTTGTGACACCCAAGAAAGCAGCCAAACTTTCCGAAGAACTCACCAAGTTACAGACTCCTCTTGACGAATAA